A stretch of Lathyrus oleraceus cultivar Zhongwan6 chromosome 6, CAAS_Psat_ZW6_1.0, whole genome shotgun sequence DNA encodes these proteins:
- the LOC127095485 gene encoding uncharacterized protein LOC127095485, giving the protein MLMKVTEDGGIEWWYLDTGCSNHMTSHLEWFCEIDKTVRRKIRFGDGSYVIVEGIGKVAIRREDGTKVIVSDVLYVPQMKSNLLSLGQLLEKGYSMNMKGNYMEVFDSKEKVVLKVSMSRNRTFKVGVNSIDKICLIA; this is encoded by the coding sequence ATGCTGATGAAAGTTACTGAAGATGGTGGAATAGAATGGTGGTACTTGGATACAGGGTGCTCTAATCACATGACAAGCCATTTAGAATGGTTTTGTGAAATTGATAAAACTGTGAGAAGAAAGATTAGATTTGGTGATGGTAGTTATGTCATTGTAGAAGGTATTGGAAAGGTAGCCATTAGAAGGGAAGATGGAACAAAAGTAATAGTGAGTGATGTACTTTATGTTCCACAaatgaagagtaatttgcttaGTTTGGGGCAATTACTAGAGAAGGGTTATTCAATGAATATGAAAGGGAATtacatggaagtatttgataGCAAAGAGAAGGTAGTATTGAAAGTGTCTATGTCAAGAAATAGAACTTTCAAGGTTGGTGTGAATTCTATTGATAAAATATGTCTAATTGCATAA
- the LOC127095486 gene encoding uncharacterized protein LOC127095486: MAETSKTSDQIHAKLPIFDDNNHERWTTQMKVVFRYQGVLDVIRSGVTPLDAAPTEAARETHREQMKKDDKAIYFLHQCVDSNVLEKIIEYETAKEALDVLATTSADDRQTKKVKLMALRRQLGRLQMEPNETVAQFVNRLTVLTNQMKSCGEAVTDAMKVEKVITGLTPKFDNLVAAIEQSKDLDTLKLEQLIGSLEAHELKLKNRDGVKKDEKETEKTLFTESQKKGSGSNESWKRKGKGKWKSNKNEGGNSKQESQKKGDESDGKGKKKSKEHIQCYNCKKWGYFVDECVNSKVPRKKNEEAQLARDSDE, encoded by the coding sequence ATGGCAGAAACTTCAAAAACCAGTGATCAAATTCATGCGAAACTTCCAATCTTTGACGACAACAATCATGAAAGATGGACAACGCAAATGAAGGTTGTCTTTAGGTATCAAGGTGTTCTAGATGTCATTCGCAGTGGAGTGACACCGCTTGACGCAGCACCAACAGAGGCGGCGAGGGAAACTCACCGTGAACAAATGAAGAAAGACGACAAGGCGATATACTTCCTCCATCAATGTGTAGATTCAAATGTCTTGGAAAAGATAATTGAATATGAGACGGCCAAAGAAGCTTTGGATGTTCTTGCAACCACTTCCGCCGACGATAGACAAACCAAGAAGGTGAAATTGATGGCTTTAAGGCGTCAATTAGGTCGATTGCAAATGGAACCAAATGAGACAGTAGCGCAATTCGTGAACAGGTTAACTGTACTAACCAACCAGATGAAGAGTTGTGGTGAAGCAGTTACTGATGCAATGAAGGTTGAAAAAGTTATCACGGGTTTAACACCCAAATTTGATAATTTAGTTGCTGCAATTGAACAATCTAAGGACCTAGACACGTTGAAATTGGAACAATTAATAGGTTCTTTAGAAGCTCACGAATTGAAATTGAAGAATAGAGATGGTGTCAAGAAAGATGAGAAAGAAACTGAGAAGACATTGTTTACAGAATCTCAGAAAAAAGGAAGTGGTAGTAATGAATCTTGGAAGAGGAAAGGTAAAGGAAAATGGAAGAGTAACAAGAATGAGGGTGGAAATTCTAAGCAAGAATCTCAGAAGAAAGGAGATGAGAGTGATGGCAAAGGAAAGAAGAAATCCAAGGAACACATTCAATGCTATAACTGTAAAAAATGGGGTTACTTTGTAGATGAATGTGTGAATTCTAAGGTGCCTAGGAAGAAAAATGAAGAGGCACAGTTAGCTCGTGACTCAGATGAATAA